The Lactobacillus sp. CBA3605 genome contains a region encoding:
- a CDS encoding MarR family winged helix-turn-helix transcriptional regulator, which produces MQRSIGIAIKKANNALARDSDHFAKKLGLTGMQISTINYIADHENTQDIFQRDLEHEFNIRKATASSLVTTMVANELLIRVPATNDARYKRLLLTPKARQLATVIAAFFAESERRIKTLLATSTTTTYTDLTKISQAFTTTPTKKTSHKQANGTKVD; this is translated from the coding sequence ATGCAACGTTCAATCGGAATTGCAATCAAAAAAGCCAATAATGCGTTAGCCCGTGATTCAGATCATTTTGCAAAGAAATTAGGCCTTACCGGTATGCAAATCAGTACCATCAATTATATTGCCGATCACGAAAACACCCAAGATATTTTCCAACGGGATTTAGAACACGAATTCAACATCCGCAAAGCGACCGCTTCTAGTCTCGTCACCACCATGGTTGCTAACGAATTATTGATCCGCGTACCAGCCACCAATGATGCCCGGTACAAACGATTACTCTTAACCCCCAAGGCCCGTCAGTTAGCTACGGTTATTGCCGCCTTTTTTGCTGAAAGTGAACGGCGCATTAAGACCTTATTAGCTACTAGTACGACAACGACGTATACTGATTTAACCAAGATTAGCCAAGCTTTTACTACCACGCCAACAAAAAAAACAAGTCACAAACAAGCGAACGGCACAAAAGTTGACTAA
- a CDS encoding helix-turn-helix transcriptional regulator, with product MKPDNDVLLLAYFKQNHITQQDLADSIDRSVNTVWNKLHGRSNWSIVEVQKLHDDFKVPTQYFFHD from the coding sequence ATGAAACCCGACAATGATGTCTTATTATTGGCTTACTTTAAGCAGAACCATATTACGCAACAAGATTTAGCCGACTCGATTGATCGTAGTGTCAATACAGTTTGGAATAAATTACATGGGCGCTCAAATTGGAGTATTGTGGAAGTTCAAAAACTGCACGATGATTTTAAAGTGCCCACGCAGTATTTCTTCCATGATTAA
- a CDS encoding C39 family peptidase, with product MPRHMNRRRSWSVGVIVVLVVGVVGFSVTQASDWIDASFTTSQTTKPKAKPATKTPKTVNQVKLNVPLINQMTAPRLYNGCEVTSLTMMLNYEHINITKNQLAAKLPSVPLNYDNGDHGNPNVGFVGDISGANPGLGVYHGPIYKLAKTQTSQVKDLTGSSFATIIKQLEAGRPVWTITTVAFAPVTSMQTWQTPQGPVKITYDMHSVVIVGFNRTKKLIYINNPYGQKQQAVSWTDFAAAYKQMGKQAVVLTLDH from the coding sequence ATGCCAAGACATATGAATCGACGTCGAAGTTGGTCGGTTGGGGTCATTGTGGTGTTAGTAGTGGGGGTTGTTGGTTTTTCTGTAACCCAAGCTTCTGATTGGATCGATGCCTCTTTCACGACTAGTCAAACAACGAAGCCCAAAGCTAAGCCGGCTACTAAGACGCCCAAAACGGTTAATCAAGTAAAGCTCAATGTGCCCTTGATTAATCAAATGACGGCACCCCGGTTATATAATGGCTGTGAAGTGACGTCACTGACCATGATGTTGAATTATGAGCATATTAATATTACTAAGAATCAACTAGCAGCCAAATTACCAAGTGTGCCGTTGAATTATGATAATGGCGATCATGGTAATCCGAATGTGGGTTTTGTTGGCGATATTTCTGGCGCTAATCCTGGGTTAGGGGTTTACCATGGTCCTATCTATAAATTAGCGAAGACTCAGACGAGCCAAGTTAAAGATTTGACCGGCTCAAGTTTTGCGACAATTATTAAGCAGCTTGAAGCTGGACGCCCGGTTTGGACGATTACGACGGTGGCCTTTGCACCAGTGACCAGTATGCAAACGTGGCAAACACCGCAAGGTCCGGTAAAAATCACTTATGATATGCATAGTGTCGTCATTGTGGGCTTTAATCGCACAAAAAAATTGATTTATATTAATAATCCATATGGACAGAAGCAACAAGCTGTTAGTTGGACTGATTTTGCAGCGGCTTATAAGCAAATGGGTAAACAGGCCGTGGTGTTAACGTTAGATCATTAA